One Baekduia alba genomic window, ACACGGCGACGCGCCGGTCGGGCTCGAGCCCCACCTCGCGGCCCGTGTCGATGTCGACCGCGTGGACCCACCCGACGGCGCCGGCCGCGCGCAGCGGCGCCGCGAGGTCGACGCGCGTCGGGGCGCTCACGCGAACGACCCGGGTCGGAGCGCCGGGCCGCGCTGCTCGGGGAGCTGCTCCTCGCGCCGCCACGCCCCGCCGGCGCACAGCGCGTCGACGGCGATCTCCGCGAACGCGCGCCCGCGACCCATGTCGTCGCCGGCGTCCTGCCACACCGGCTGCAGCCGGCGCCGCGCCGGCGTGCCGACGATCGGGATCCAGGTCAGGCCCGCCCCGGCGCTCTCGGCGGCGCCCAAGGCCACGGCGTCGTCGGCGAGGACGAGCCCGAGCGCGAACTCCAGCTGCTGGGGACGGTGCACCGTGGTGGGCTCGAAGCCGCCGGCGCGGCACGCGGCGAGGAGCTGCGGCTCCCACGCCGACTGGTCCATCGGCAGCAGGGCGAGCGCCCGGCCGGCGAGATCGGCGAGGTGCAGCTCGGCGTGGGAGGCGAAGGCGCCGGCCGCCGACGCGATGACGCCGAGCTCCTGCAGGGCGACGGGTCCGCGCCGCAGGCCCGCGGAGTGCTCGTCGTCGGGTACGAGGAGGGCGACGTCCAGGCCCGCGGCGAGTTGCGTTCCGGGGCGCTGCTCGCGCAGGTCGAGGCCGACCGCGGGATGGCGCTCGCGGAAGCTGCGCGTCAGCGTGGCCATGGTCTCGGCCGGCAGGCCGAGCGGCACGCCGGCGCGGATCGTGCCGATCTCGCCGCGCGCGGCCTGCGCGGCGAGCGCCACGAACCCGTCCGCGCCGTCGACCAGGCGCTCGGCGTCGGGGAACAGCAGCTCGCCGACGCCGCTGAGGCGGACGGTGCGCGAGGTGCGGTCGAACAGGCGCGCGCCGAGCGTGCGCTCCAGCCGCGCGATCGTCCGGCTCAACGCGGGCTGGGTGACGTGCAGCCGCGCCGCGGCGCGGCCGAAGTGCCGCTCCTCGGCGACGGCGACGAAGCACCGCAGATGGGTCAGGAGATCCACGTCGCCGACATTCATACCAAGACCGCTATCTCTGATGGGTCGTTATCGGCCTTGGACATCGTGGCGTGCGCGCGCTGTCATGGATCCGATGGCCCCTCCCTCCCCACGTACCGCGACGCTGTTCGCCGGCAGCCTCGCGGTGGTCCTCGGCGCCGTCGCGCTGCACCACCACCACAAAGCGCGCGGCGGCGACGAGCGCGCGGCCGCGACCGCCGCGATCACCCGCTTCGCCGCCGCGCGGTCGCACGGCGACGACGCTGCCGCCGCGGCGCTGACCGACCGGCCGCGCACGCTGCTGCGCGCCCTGCGGGTCAACCGGTCCGGGCTCGACGGCGCGCGCGCCGCGGTGCGGGTGGGGCGCGTCGTGATGGGCAAGGACGAGCGGACCGCGTCGGCGACGCTGACGGTCCGGTGGGCCGTTCCCGCGATCGGCGCGTGGCGCTCGACCGCGCGGGCGACGCTGCGCCGCGGCGACGCCGGCTGGCGCGTGCGGTTCACGCCGCGGCTCGTCGACGCGCACCTCAGCGCGGGGACGCGCCTGGGGACGGCCAGCGAGGGCGCCGCGCGCGCGACGATCCTGGACCGCGACGGCCGCGCGCTCGTGCGTCAGCGCGCCGTCGTGGAAGTCGGTCTGCGGCGCGACCGGGTCGCGGACACGGCCGCGAGCGCGCGGGCGCTGGCGGCGATCGTCGACGTCGACGCCAAGGCGCTGCGGCGCCAGCTCGTGGGCGCCGGCAAGCGCCAGTTCGTCCTCGCGACGACGCTGCGGGCCGAGGACTACAACGCGCTCGCCGGCCGCCTGCACGCGGTCCCGGGCCTCGAGACGGTCGCGACGACGCAGCCGCTCGCGCCCTCGCGGACCTTCGCGCGTGCGCTGCTGGGCGGCATCGGCCCGGCCACCGCCGAGCAGGTCGCGGCGTCGGGTGGGCGGCTGCGCGCGGGCGACGACACCGGCCAGTGGGGGCTGCAGCGGCAGTTCGACGCGCGGCTGCGGAGCACCGGCGCGCGGCGCGTGGTCGTCCGCGACGACAAGACGGAAGAGGTGGTCCGAACGATCAAGGCTTCTGCGGGCGATCGCGGCCACGCGCTCCGCACGCTGCTGTCGCGGCGGGCGCAGGACGCCGCGGAGGCGGCGCTCGGACCGCAGCCGCGGGCCGCGTCGCTGGTCGCCGTCCAGCCGTCGACCGGCGACGTGCTCGCGGTCGCCAACCGCCCGACCGACGACACGTTCGACCGCGCGCTCAACGGCGTCTACCCGCCCGGATCGACGTTCAAGGTCGTCACGACCGACGCGCTGCTGCGTCGCGGGCTCGACGTCGACACGGTCGTCCCGTGCCCGAAGACGCTGGCGGTCGACGGCCGCGGCTTCCACAACTTCGAGGGCGAGGCCGGCGCGTCGCCGACGTTCGCCTCCGACTTCGCGACGTCGTGCAACACCGCGTTGATCTCGCTCGCCGGCCGGCTGCGCGACGGCGACCTGACCGCGGTCGCCAAGGACTTCGGCGTCGGACGGTCGGCGCCGACGAGCGTGGACGTCGCCGCGTCCCGCGTGCCCAAGCCGCAGGGCGAGGTCGCGCACGCCGCCGCCATGATCGGCCAGGACCGCATCACGGTCACGCCGCTGGCGATGGCCGGCGTGGCGGCGACCGTGGCGGCCGGGCGCTGGAACGCGCCGCGGATCCTCGCCGACGACCCGTCGCGCAGCGGCCCGGCGCTGCCCGCCGGCGAGCTCCAGAAGCTGCGCAAGATCATGCGGCTGGTCGTGACCTCGGGCACCGGGACGCCGCTGGCCGGCATCCCGGGCGAGGTGATCGGCAAGAGCGGCACCGCCGAGTTCGGCAGCGGCGACCCACCGCCGACGCACGCCTGGTTCATCGCGGCGCGCGGCGACCTCGCGCTCGCCGTCATCGTCGAGCGCGGGCGATCCGGCAGCAGCGTCGCGGCGCCGATCGCCGCGAGCTTCTTCCGCGCCTACGACGAGGCGGGCTGAGCTGCCCCGGAATCCAGTGGTCGTGATCGGACAGCGATGCACCGCGGTGTGGGTTTGAACTCGGGTCCGGATGGCAAAGGGGAGCGCGCGGCGCCAGCAGGAGGAGGAGCAGGCGCCGGGTCCATCGATCCTCGAGGGAGGAACAACCTTGAAGCGAGCAGCTCTCGCGCTCATCGCCGCTGCGGCGATGGCACCTGCC contains:
- a CDS encoding LysR family transcriptional regulator; its protein translation is MDLLTHLRCFVAVAEERHFGRAAARLHVTQPALSRTIARLERTLGARLFDRTSRTVRLSGVGELLFPDAERLVDGADGFVALAAQAARGEIGTIRAGVPLGLPAETMATLTRSFRERHPAVGLDLREQRPGTQLAAGLDVALLVPDDEHSAGLRRGPVALQELGVIASAAGAFASHAELHLADLAGRALALLPMDQSAWEPQLLAACRAGGFEPTTVHRPQQLEFALGLVLADDAVALGAAESAGAGLTWIPIVGTPARRRLQPVWQDAGDDMGRGRAFAEIAVDALCAGGAWRREEQLPEQRGPALRPGSFA
- a CDS encoding penicillin-binding transpeptidase domain-containing protein, with product MAPPSPRTATLFAGSLAVVLGAVALHHHHKARGGDERAAATAAITRFAAARSHGDDAAAAALTDRPRTLLRALRVNRSGLDGARAAVRVGRVVMGKDERTASATLTVRWAVPAIGAWRSTARATLRRGDAGWRVRFTPRLVDAHLSAGTRLGTASEGAARATILDRDGRALVRQRAVVEVGLRRDRVADTAASARALAAIVDVDAKALRRQLVGAGKRQFVLATTLRAEDYNALAGRLHAVPGLETVATTQPLAPSRTFARALLGGIGPATAEQVAASGGRLRAGDDTGQWGLQRQFDARLRSTGARRVVVRDDKTEEVVRTIKASAGDRGHALRTLLSRRAQDAAEAALGPQPRAASLVAVQPSTGDVLAVANRPTDDTFDRALNGVYPPGSTFKVVTTDALLRRGLDVDTVVPCPKTLAVDGRGFHNFEGEAGASPTFASDFATSCNTALISLAGRLRDGDLTAVAKDFGVGRSAPTSVDVAASRVPKPQGEVAHAAAMIGQDRITVTPLAMAGVAATVAAGRWNAPRILADDPSRSGPALPAGELQKLRKIMRLVVTSGTGTPLAGIPGEVIGKSGTAEFGSGDPPPTHAWFIAARGDLALAVIVERGRSGSSVAAPIAASFFRAYDEAG